Proteins from one Triticum aestivum cultivar Chinese Spring chromosome 7A, IWGSC CS RefSeq v2.1, whole genome shotgun sequence genomic window:
- the LOC123147891 gene encoding uncharacterized protein C57A7.06 isoform X1, with amino-acid sequence MGGTKPNAKARTNTLTPRASRGTGRSRGRGRGRGGAGRPGEKRSHGPHLPNKLRRELESLGPARDRGSDDDDDDEDDVVGEDVYEYEEGVPEEEARKNDRYDAVAKYEYDFDSDGSNADEDVPSDEGEDMEEDDDGDVDEEKQIRILQETTGMPREAFDGNRKKKEKKQAQELLLQPGDGPVTIHDLLDNIQDKPGYSKIRKMVQQQEKKPMVVQPPLPKGQRDKMDRSVAYVLSKKEIGKWERIVKDNREAATLRFENDLNLGVDTVGAIASKFEPRSSFEKQMASVFNNTEIMEAHKNDGAKILELNKMEVEDVRERQNRLAKMRSLLFRHETKAKRVKKIKSRTFHRLLKKDKLKAADLEADPEAAKDSAKKLEFKRAEERMTLKHKNNSKWAKRILKRGLSVQDDGTRDAITAQLQQHALLTRKMNSIKDGSSSSDESSDDDDDDEEDESKLEAKLLNRGKEKIRKVIEEDNEIPKSGVFSLPFMERAMKKRADATYEETRLDYEELEESLRKLEDDNTEENVDSMKVTGKRTFGPVKRAHEEANKRPKLGDADKNSDSEYDSDSGQHFDSSEVNKKAEYANNKADDVQLGTALLDDEQQNDLYVSFDGTRKSPGPKTDIEVRMLADNSWKKVKNSKTNGGNNIKESGNNSKVQIPSVDSNPKQPHNSDSDSEEEMVDGFLTVSDEKETYELPSQADLIRQAFAGDDVEAEFVKDKVEALNEENPEPEEPALVPGWGQWTHVQQKRGLPSWMVKEHEDAKRKREETLKSRKDAKLKHVIISEHVDKKAEKLLATNLPFPYTSNDVYENSMRMPLGPDFNPAISLSALNRPAIVKKPGVVIKPIQYGEIDPHEKPDELKRVIQRVKPNPNIKKASAKQAKRTASHRRT; translated from the exons ATGGGCGGAACGAAGCCCAACGCAAAGGCGAGAACCAATACCCTGACCCCCAGAGCATCACGCGGCACCGGGAGGAGCCGCGGCCGGGGCAGGGGCAGGGGCGGGGCGGGGAGGCCCGGGGAGAAGCGCAGCCACGGGCCTCATCTCCCCAACAAGCTGCGCCGGGAGCTCGAGTCGCTGGGACCTGCCCGCGACCGGggctccgacgacgacgacgacgacgaggatgatgtgGTGGGCGAGGACGTGTACGAGTACGAGGAGGGGGTgcccgaggaggaggcgcgcaagAACGACCGCTACGACGCCGTCGCCAAGTACGAGTACGACTTCGACAGCGACGGCTCCAATGCG GACGAGGATGTGCCTTCGGATGAAGGCGAGGATATGGAAGAAGACGATGACGGAGATGTGGACGAGGAGAAGCAGATAAGAATACTCCAGGAAACGACAGGAATGCCTAGAGAAGCCTTCGATG GCaataggaagaagaaggagaagaaacagGCACAGGAGCTGCTTTTGCAGCCTGGAGATGGTCCGGTAACAATTCATGATCTCTTGGATAATATCCAGGATAAGCCTGGGTATAGCAAGATACGTAAGATGGTCCAGCAGCAGGAGAAAAAGCCAATGGTCGTGCAGCCCCCACTTCCAAAAGGGCAGAGGGACAAGATGGACCGTAGTGTGGCATACGTCCTATCCAAGAAGGAAATCGGCAAGTGGGAGCGGATAGTGAAGGACAACCGGGAAGCTGCCACACTTCGCTTTGAAAATGATTTGAACTTAGGTGTTGATACTGTTGGGGCAATTGCTAGCAAATTTGAACCAAGGTCATCGTTTGAGAAGCAGATGGCCAGTGTGTTTAACAACACAGAAATTATGGAAGCACACAAGAATGATGGTGCTAAAATCTTGGAACTTAACAAG ATGGAGGTGGAGGATGTGAGAGAGCGCCAAAATCGTCTTGCTAAAATGCGCAGCCTTCTGTTTCGTCATGAAACGAAAGCAAAACGCGTGAAGAAGATTAAGTCCAGGACTTTCCACCGGTTGTTGAAGAAGGACAAACTGAAGGCAGCAGACTTGGAAGCAGATCCTGAAGCTGCAAAAGACTCTGCTAAGAAACTAGAATTTAAGCGTGCAGAG GaaaggatgacactgaagcacaagaATAATTCGAAATGGGCAAAGCGAATCTTGAAGCGTGGTTTGTCTGTTCAAGACGATGGCACTCGAGATGCTATTACAGCACAACTCCAACAACATGCTCTTCTTACTAGAAAAATGAATTCCATAAAAGATGGATCTAGTAGTAGTGATGAAAGttctgatgacgacgatgatgatgaagaagatgaaagCAAATTAGAAGCAAAGCTTCTGAACAGAGGGAAAGAAAAGATTCGTAAAGTGATTGAAGAAGATAATGAGATTCCAAAGTCTGGAGTTTTTTCATTGCCTTTCATG GAGCGTGCTATGAAAAAGCGTGCAGATGCAACTTATGAGGAAACACGGCTAGATTATGAAGAATTGGAGGAATCCTTAAGGAAATTGGAGGATGACAACACCGAGGAGAATGTAGATTCAATGAAGGTGACAGGTAAAAGAACTTTTGGGCCTGTGAAAAGGGCACATGAAGAGGCAAACAAGAGGCCAAAATTAGGTGATGCTGACAAGAACAGTGACAGTGAGTATGACTCTGACTCTGGTCAACATTTCGACAGCAGTGAAGTAAATAAGAAGGCAGAATATGCGAATAACAAGGCAGATGATGTCCAACTTGGGACTGCACTGCTCGACGATGAACAACAGAATGATCTATACGTT AGCTTTGATGGTACTAGAAAAAGCCCAGGCCCAAAGACAGACATTGAAGTTCGAATGTTAGCGGATAATTCGTGGAAGAAG GTCAAAAATAGCAAAACAAATGGTGGTAACAATATTAAAGAGAGTGGCAATAACTCCAAAGTGCAGATCCCTTCTGTGGATTCAAACCCTAAG CAGCCTCACAATTCTGATTCAGATTCTGAGGAAGAGATGGTTGACGGTTTCTTGACTGTCTCTGATGAAAAGGAAACTTATGAACTTCCATCGCAAGCTGATCTTATACGTCAAGCTTTTGCTGGTGATGATGTTGAAGCTGAGTTTGTGAAAGATAAAGTGGAAGCTTTAAATGAAGAAAATCCTGAACCTGAAGAACCTGCACTTGTTCCTggttgggggcagtggactcatgTACAACAGAAAAGAGGACTTCCTTCATGGATGGTGAAAGAACATGAAGATGCCAAAAGGAAGAGGGAAGAAACCTTAAAGAGTAGGAAGGATGCAAAGCTAAAACACGTTATTATTTCTGAACATGTTGACAAGAAG GCTGAAAAACTTTTAGCAACGAATCTTCCTTTCCCATACACCTCAAATGATGTGTATGAAAATAGCATGCGTATGCCTCTTGGACCTGATTTCAACCCAGCAATATCACTCTCTGCTCTTAACCGACCTGCG ATTGTGAAGAAGCCTGGTGTTGTTATTAAGCCAATACAGTACGGGGAAATTGATCCGCATGAGAAGCCTGATGAACTCAAGCGGGTCATTCAGAGAGTAAAACCGAACCCGAACATAAAGAAGGCGTCTGCGAAACAAGCGAAGAGGACAGCTTCACATCGGAGGACTTGA
- the LOC123147891 gene encoding uncharacterized protein C57A7.06 isoform X2, protein MGGTKPNAKARTNTLTPRASRGTGRSRGRGRGRGGAGRPGEKRSHGPHLPNKLRRELESLGPARDRGSDDDDDDEDDVVGEDVYEYEEGVPEEEARKNDRYDAVAKYEYDFDSDGSNADEDVPSDEGEDMEEDDDGDVDEEKQIRILQETTGMPREAFDGNRKKKEKKQAQELLLQPGDGPVTIHDLLDNIQDKPGYSKIRKMVQQQEKKPMVVQPPLPKGQRDKMDRSVAYVLSKKEIGKWERIVKDNREAATLRFENDLNLGVDTVGAIASKFEPRSSFEKQMASVFNNTEIMEAHKNDGAKILELNKMEVEDVRERQNRLAKMRSLLFRHETKAKRVKKIKSRTFHRLLKKDKLKAADLEADPEAAKDSAKKLEFKRAEERMTLKHKNNSKWAKRILKRGLSVQDDGTRDAITAQLQQHALLTRKMNSIKDGSSSSDESSDDDDDDEEDESKLEAKLLNRGKEKIRKVIEEDNEIPKSGVFSLPFMERAMKKRADATYEETRLDYEELEESLRKLEDDNTEENVDSMKVTGKRTFGPVKRAHEEANKRPKLGDADKNSDSEYDSDSGQHFDSSEVNKKAEYANNKADDVQLGTALLDDEQQNDLYVSFDGTRKSPGPKTDIEVRMLADNSWKKVKNSKTNGGNNIKESGNNSKVQIPSVDSNPKPHNSDSDSEEEMVDGFLTVSDEKETYELPSQADLIRQAFAGDDVEAEFVKDKVEALNEENPEPEEPALVPGWGQWTHVQQKRGLPSWMVKEHEDAKRKREETLKSRKDAKLKHVIISEHVDKKAEKLLATNLPFPYTSNDVYENSMRMPLGPDFNPAISLSALNRPAIVKKPGVVIKPIQYGEIDPHEKPDELKRVIQRVKPNPNIKKASAKQAKRTASHRRT, encoded by the exons ATGGGCGGAACGAAGCCCAACGCAAAGGCGAGAACCAATACCCTGACCCCCAGAGCATCACGCGGCACCGGGAGGAGCCGCGGCCGGGGCAGGGGCAGGGGCGGGGCGGGGAGGCCCGGGGAGAAGCGCAGCCACGGGCCTCATCTCCCCAACAAGCTGCGCCGGGAGCTCGAGTCGCTGGGACCTGCCCGCGACCGGggctccgacgacgacgacgacgacgaggatgatgtgGTGGGCGAGGACGTGTACGAGTACGAGGAGGGGGTgcccgaggaggaggcgcgcaagAACGACCGCTACGACGCCGTCGCCAAGTACGAGTACGACTTCGACAGCGACGGCTCCAATGCG GACGAGGATGTGCCTTCGGATGAAGGCGAGGATATGGAAGAAGACGATGACGGAGATGTGGACGAGGAGAAGCAGATAAGAATACTCCAGGAAACGACAGGAATGCCTAGAGAAGCCTTCGATG GCaataggaagaagaaggagaagaaacagGCACAGGAGCTGCTTTTGCAGCCTGGAGATGGTCCGGTAACAATTCATGATCTCTTGGATAATATCCAGGATAAGCCTGGGTATAGCAAGATACGTAAGATGGTCCAGCAGCAGGAGAAAAAGCCAATGGTCGTGCAGCCCCCACTTCCAAAAGGGCAGAGGGACAAGATGGACCGTAGTGTGGCATACGTCCTATCCAAGAAGGAAATCGGCAAGTGGGAGCGGATAGTGAAGGACAACCGGGAAGCTGCCACACTTCGCTTTGAAAATGATTTGAACTTAGGTGTTGATACTGTTGGGGCAATTGCTAGCAAATTTGAACCAAGGTCATCGTTTGAGAAGCAGATGGCCAGTGTGTTTAACAACACAGAAATTATGGAAGCACACAAGAATGATGGTGCTAAAATCTTGGAACTTAACAAG ATGGAGGTGGAGGATGTGAGAGAGCGCCAAAATCGTCTTGCTAAAATGCGCAGCCTTCTGTTTCGTCATGAAACGAAAGCAAAACGCGTGAAGAAGATTAAGTCCAGGACTTTCCACCGGTTGTTGAAGAAGGACAAACTGAAGGCAGCAGACTTGGAAGCAGATCCTGAAGCTGCAAAAGACTCTGCTAAGAAACTAGAATTTAAGCGTGCAGAG GaaaggatgacactgaagcacaagaATAATTCGAAATGGGCAAAGCGAATCTTGAAGCGTGGTTTGTCTGTTCAAGACGATGGCACTCGAGATGCTATTACAGCACAACTCCAACAACATGCTCTTCTTACTAGAAAAATGAATTCCATAAAAGATGGATCTAGTAGTAGTGATGAAAGttctgatgacgacgatgatgatgaagaagatgaaagCAAATTAGAAGCAAAGCTTCTGAACAGAGGGAAAGAAAAGATTCGTAAAGTGATTGAAGAAGATAATGAGATTCCAAAGTCTGGAGTTTTTTCATTGCCTTTCATG GAGCGTGCTATGAAAAAGCGTGCAGATGCAACTTATGAGGAAACACGGCTAGATTATGAAGAATTGGAGGAATCCTTAAGGAAATTGGAGGATGACAACACCGAGGAGAATGTAGATTCAATGAAGGTGACAGGTAAAAGAACTTTTGGGCCTGTGAAAAGGGCACATGAAGAGGCAAACAAGAGGCCAAAATTAGGTGATGCTGACAAGAACAGTGACAGTGAGTATGACTCTGACTCTGGTCAACATTTCGACAGCAGTGAAGTAAATAAGAAGGCAGAATATGCGAATAACAAGGCAGATGATGTCCAACTTGGGACTGCACTGCTCGACGATGAACAACAGAATGATCTATACGTT AGCTTTGATGGTACTAGAAAAAGCCCAGGCCCAAAGACAGACATTGAAGTTCGAATGTTAGCGGATAATTCGTGGAAGAAG GTCAAAAATAGCAAAACAAATGGTGGTAACAATATTAAAGAGAGTGGCAATAACTCCAAAGTGCAGATCCCTTCTGTGGATTCAAACCCTAAG CCTCACAATTCTGATTCAGATTCTGAGGAAGAGATGGTTGACGGTTTCTTGACTGTCTCTGATGAAAAGGAAACTTATGAACTTCCATCGCAAGCTGATCTTATACGTCAAGCTTTTGCTGGTGATGATGTTGAAGCTGAGTTTGTGAAAGATAAAGTGGAAGCTTTAAATGAAGAAAATCCTGAACCTGAAGAACCTGCACTTGTTCCTggttgggggcagtggactcatgTACAACAGAAAAGAGGACTTCCTTCATGGATGGTGAAAGAACATGAAGATGCCAAAAGGAAGAGGGAAGAAACCTTAAAGAGTAGGAAGGATGCAAAGCTAAAACACGTTATTATTTCTGAACATGTTGACAAGAAG GCTGAAAAACTTTTAGCAACGAATCTTCCTTTCCCATACACCTCAAATGATGTGTATGAAAATAGCATGCGTATGCCTCTTGGACCTGATTTCAACCCAGCAATATCACTCTCTGCTCTTAACCGACCTGCG ATTGTGAAGAAGCCTGGTGTTGTTATTAAGCCAATACAGTACGGGGAAATTGATCCGCATGAGAAGCCTGATGAACTCAAGCGGGTCATTCAGAGAGTAAAACCGAACCCGAACATAAAGAAGGCGTCTGCGAAACAAGCGAAGAGGACAGCTTCACATCGGAGGACTTGA